A window of the Citrus sinensis cultivar Valencia sweet orange chromosome 9, DVS_A1.0, whole genome shotgun sequence genome harbors these coding sequences:
- the LOC107174225 gene encoding probable xyloglucan endotransglucosylase/hydrolase protein 23, protein MSMASTLHLFLVLGSLMVASAGNFYKDFDITWGDGRAKMLNNGDLLTLSLDKASGSGFQSKNEYLYGKIDMQLKLVPGNSAGTVTAYYLKSPGSTWDEIDFEFLGNLSGDPYTLHTNVFTNGKGDREQQFHLWFDPAADFHTYSILWNPQRIVFSVDGTPIREFKNSESIGVPFPKNQPMRIYSSLWNADDWATRGGLVKTDWTHAPFTASYRNFNAEACVWSNGKSSCASNSASSTSSNGAWFSQELDSTNQSRLKWVQKNYMIYNYCADTKRFPQGLPAECRTS, encoded by the exons ATGTCAATGGCTTCAACGTTGCATTTGTTTCTTGTGCTTGGCTCTTTGATGGTTGCATCTGCTGGTAACTTCTACAAAGATTTTGACATCACCTGGGGAGATGGCCGTGCCAAGATGCTCAACAATGGCGACCTTCTTACTCTTTCCCTCGATAAAGCTTCTGGCTCAGGATTCCAGTCCAAGAATGAGTATCTATACGGCAAGATTGACATGCAGCTCAAGCTTGTCCCAGGCAACTCTGCTGGCACTGTCACTGCTTATTAC cTAAAATCACCGGGATCAACATGGGATGAGATAGACTTTGAATTCTTGGGAAATTTAAGTGGTGACCCTTACACTCTTCATACCAATGTCTTTACAAATGGCAAAGGTGACAGAGAGCAACAATTTCACCTCTGGTTTGACCCCGCTGCTGACTTTCACACCTATTCTATCCTCTGGAATCCTCAGCGCATTGT CTTCTCTGTTGATGGCACGCCCATAAGAGAATTTAAGAACTCAGAGTCAATTGGCGTTCCGTTCCCAAAGAATCAGCCAATGAGAATATACTCTTCTCTCTGGAATGCTGATGACTGGGCCACAAGAGGTGGCCTCGTGAAGACAGATTGGACACATGCTCCTTTCACTGCTTCCTACAGAAACTTTAATGCTGAAGCTTGTGTTTGGTCTAATGGAAAATCTTCTTGCGCTTCAAATTCTGCTTCCTCTACATCCAGCAACGGTGCTTGGTTCTCACAAGAGCTAGATTCAACAAATCAAAGTAGGCTGAAATGGGTGCAGAAGAATTACATGATTTACAATTACTGCGCTGATACAAAGAGATTTCCTCAGGGCCTTCCTGCAGAATGCAGAACCTCCTAG
- the LOC102625605 gene encoding probable xyloglucan endotransglucosylase/hydrolase protein 23, with amino-acid sequence MASVLHLSLLLLGSLMVTSAGNFHQDFDITWGDGRANILNNGQLLTLSLDKASGSGFQSKNEYLFGKIDMQLKLVPGNSAGTVTAYYLKSPGSTWDEIDFEFLGNLSGDPYTLHTNVFTNGKGDKEQQFHLWFDPTADFHTYSILWNPQRIVFSVDGTPIREFKNSESIGVAFPKNQPMRIYSSLWNADDWATRGGLVKTDWTHAPFTASYRNFNADACVWSNGKSSCASSSPSSPSSSSAWFSQELDSTSQERLKWVQKNYMIYNYCADAKRFPQGLPAECRTS; translated from the exons ATGGCTTCAGTATTGCATCTGTCGCTGCTGCTTCTTGGCTCTTTGATGGTTACCTCTGCTGGTAACTTCCACCAAGATTTTGATATCACTTGGGGAGACGGGCGTGCTAATATACTCAACAACGGCCAGCTTCTTACTCTTTCCCTTGATAAAGCCTCTGGCTCCGGCTTCCAGTCCAAGAATGAGTATCTATTCGGCAAGATTGATATGCAACTCAAACTAGTCCCTGGCAACTCTGCCGGCACTGTCACTGCTTATTAT TTAAAATCGCCAGGATCAACATGGGATGAGATAGACTTCGAGTTCTTGGGGAATTTAAGTGGTGACCCTTACACTCTGCATACCAATGTATTCACAAATGGCAAAGGTGACAAAGAACAACAATTTCACCTCTGGTTTGACCCCACTGCTGACTTTCACACCTATTCTATCCTCTGGAATCCTCAGCGCATTGT CTTCTCTGTGGATGGTACTCCCATAAGAGAGTTCAAGAACTCAGAGTCAATTGGAGTTGCATTCCCAAAGAATCAGCCAATGAGAATATACTCATCTCTCTGGAATGCTGATGACTGGGCTACAAGAGGTGGCCTTGTCAAGACAGATTGGACGCATGCTCCCTTCACGGCTTCCTACAGAAACTTCAACGCTGATGCCTGTGTCTGGTCTAATGGAAAATCTTCTTGCGCTTCAAGTTCACCTTCCTCTCCATCCAGCAGCAGTGCCTGGTTCTCACAAGAGCTTGATTCAACAAGTCAAGAAAGGCTGAAATGGGTGCAGAAGAATTACATGATTTACAATTATTGCGCTGATGCAAAGAGATTTCCCCAGGGACTCCCTGCAGAATGCAGAACCTCTTAG